The Deinococcus deserti VCD115 region CGCCGGCGGGTCGGCATGGTGTTTCAGAAGCCCAATCCCTTCCCCACCATGAGCGTCTTTGACAACGTGGTGGCCGGCCTGAAGCTGGCTGGAATGCGCGACCGCAAGCAACTGATGGACGTTGCCGAACGGTCCCTGCGCGGCGCAGCGCTGTGGGACGAGGTCAAAGACCGCCTTTCCTCACCCGCTACCGGTCTGTCCGGCGGGCAGCAGCAGCGGCTATGCATCGCCCGTGCCCTGGCGGTGGAGCCTGAAATCCTGCTGATGGACGAGCCCACCAGTGCACTTGACCCGGCCAGCACGGCCCGCATCGAGGACCTGATGACCGACCTGAAGAAGGTCACCACCATCGTGATTGTGACGCACAACATGCATCAGGCGGCGCGCGTCAGCGATACCACCTCGTTCTTCCTGGTAGGCGACATGGTCGAGCACGGCGCGACCGCGCAGATCTTTCAGGCGCCCCGGGATGAGCGCACCGAAGCTTACGTGTCAGGGCGCTTCGGTTGAATCGCCCTTAACAGCAAAAGAGAGCCGTCCCCAGCTGGACGGCTCTCTTTTGCTCCCTGGAGGTCGCCGGGATCAGCTCAGCAGGGTCATGAAGGCCTGAAACGTGCCCAGCGCGTGCGGGTGGGCCGGCAGCAGCATCTCCGGGTGCCACTGCACCGCGATCAGGCCGTCGCCTTCCACAGCCTCGACCAGTCCGTCGGGAGCCGTGGCGGCCACACGCAGGGTGGGAGCCAGCTGCTTGAGCGCCTGATGATGGTAGGAGTTGATATACGCCCGTTCACCGTGAGCGGCGTACAGCCGCGTTCCGGAGGTGAAGGTCACCTCATGCCCCAGAGCGGGAGGCCGGGCCATCTGGGAGTGATCCACCCAGAACTCGGCAGCGTCCGGCAGGTGCTGCCAGAGGGTGCCGCCCTCGAGGACGTTGATCATCTGGGCGCCCCGGCAGATGCCGAACACGGGCTTGCCCAGGGCGCGAGCCGCACGGTACAGCGCGGTTTCAAAGGCGTCGCGCTCCTCATCCACATCTCCCAGGCCCCGCGTGGGCACCTCTCCGAAATGACGCGGGTGGACGTCTACCCCGCCGGTCAGCAGGACCGCGTCCACCTTTGCAGCGTAGGTGTCGGCCAGATCAACCAGGGTGGGCAGCAGCAGCGGCAGGCCGCCGACGGCTTCCACGCCTTCGGCGTAGCGGCGCGACGTGCCGTTGAACAGTCGGCCCAGCGCAGCCTCCTGGGGTTGTGAGGTGCTCAGGCCTATCAGAGGGCGTGCAGACATACCCGCAGAATAGGGTCCGGGCCCGCTGTGCACAGCGGGCCCCGGAAACGAGGAGGTTTTCAGGTGCTCTGCAGCTGAAGCCTGGCCTGTTCCTGCAGCTGACGCCACGCCACCTTACCGGTGGGGCTACGCGGCAGGCTGTCGACGAACTGGTAGTCGCGCGGGACCTTGTAGGTTGCCATCTGCTCACGCGCCCAGTCCTGCAGTTCCTCGGCCGTGATCTGATGCCCGGCCTTCAGGACAATCAATGCCTGGGCCCGTTCGCCAGTGCGCTCGTCGGGCAGGGCAATCACGCACGCTTCCTGCACCGCCGGGTGGTCGTGCAGCTTGTTTTCCACTTCTGCGGGCCAGACCTTCATGCCCGAGACGTTCACCATGCGCTTGAGGCGGTCGGTGAAGAAGAAGTAGCCCTCATCGTCCATGTAGCCCAGGTCACCCGTGCGGAAAAATGCTTTGCCGTCAATCGTGATAAACGCGTTGGCCGTGTCGTCCTGCCGGTTCCAGTAGCCCTGCATCACCTGCGGGCCATGAATAATCACTTCGCCCACCTGCCCGGCTGGCAGCTCGGTGCCGCTGTCAAAATCCATGATGCGGGCGTCCACATTGAACAGCGGAATGCCCATGCACTGCAGCTTCTGGCGGTCTTTGGGGTTGGTGTGCGACTGCGCCATGGTCTCGGTCAGGCCGTAGCCCTCGATGTACTTGATCCCGGTCAGGTCCAGAAGCCGTTGACCAATAGCCTGAGGCAGGCTCGCGCCGCCGCCTGTGATGTTGCGGACGCTTTTCAGGTCCGCCGCGTCAAAGGTGGGCGAGGCCATCAGGTCCACGATCATGGTGGGCGTATTGGTCCACAGCGTGATCTGGTGATCACGGATCAGCTGCCGCGCGGCGTCGCGGTCCCAGCGCGACATGATGTAAACGGTCCCGCCAGCGTTCAGCATCGTCAGCAGGCTGTTGACGAAGCCGGTGACGTGAAAGAAAGGCAGCGCGGCCAGCGAGCGGTCCTCGACGTTGCCGTCCACCCACACGCCGGCCCCGAATACATTGGCTTGCACGCTGCCGTGCGTGTGCATGCAGCCTTTAGGCAGGCCGGTGGTGCCGGAGGTGTAGGGCATGACACACAGGTCGTCGCTGCTGACGTCCGCTGCGGGCGCGGCGGCGTGCTGCAACGCTTCTTCCAGGGTCACGTCGCCCGGTTGCAGCGAGGGGGTGACGTCCAGGCCCTCGGGCAGAGGAATGCGCGCCGTCTCGCGGTCGGTGCCGAGCATGATGTTGGCGGCAACGACATGGCCCAGCCCGGCCTGCTTGGCCTTCTCGTACAGCTCGGCGCCGACAATGCCCACCTGAATCCCGGCGTCCTGCAGGAAAAATCCGAACTCGCGCGCCTGAAGCATGGGGGCCAGCGGAACGACCACGGCGCCCAGGTGCCACACGGCGTGGGCGCTGACTGCCCACGCCGGGCTGTTCTGCATCCAGACCGCGACACGGTCACCCTTCCGGACACCCTGGCTGGCCAGATGACCTGCGAGGCGTTCGGCCTGCTCGCGAAGTTCGCGGTACGACACGCTGCGGCCGTAGTGCCACAGCGCCGTCTTGAACGGGTAGCGGTCCGAGGTCACCCGCAGGTTGTGCATCAGGCCGGTCTGCGGCAGGGTCAGGGTGCGGGGCTTGTGGGGGGGCCAGTAGCGGGTGGGTACCGTGGAATCAGTCATGTCAGGACCTCCTGAAAAAGAGCGGCAGGGCCGCCTGTTGAAGGGAGAAATAGGATTGTGCGTGGTCAAAAGTGTAACTCACGCCCTGCCGGGGCAGGCTACAGGCGCCATCGCGAGCGTCGGTTAAGGTTTCTCCGTGCCAGACGGACTTCACGGCCGCACGACTAAACATGCGTGCTGGACGGCATTTTTCAGAGCGTCCGTCCGTAAAGGACGTGCTGGCCGGGCTTCGCTGTTTCCGACCCCCTTCACAGCGGCGAGGGGATATGTCATGCTGCTCACCATGACGAAAAAGTCTGCGAAAGCCCCCGCCAAGAAGCCCGCTGCCAGCGCCAAGGCTGCCCCCAAGAAGGGTGCTGTGGCCGCTGAGAGCAACAAGGTCGCCAAGACCCAGCTCGTGGAAATGGTCGCCGACCGCACCGGCCTGACCAAGAAGCAGAGCGAGGAAGCCGTCAGCACCATGCTGGAGAGCATCGTGGGCGCCCTGCGTGAAGGCAAGAGCGTCGGCATGCCCGGCCTCGGAACCCTGAGCGTCAAGCAGACCGCCGCCCGTACCGGCGTGCGCCCCGGCACCAGCGAGAAGATCCAGATTCCCGCCGGCAAGAAAGTGGCCTTCAAGGTCGCCAGCACCCTCAAGGGCAACCTGTAAGCCTGAGTACCGACCGGACGCGTCCCCGCCTGAAAAGGCGGGGGCGTCCTTTTGCAGGGGGTCACTCAGCGCCATGACCGGAGCGCGGTCTCCAGATGATGAATCTCGTTGAACGAATCCAGGCTGATCCGCCCGCCACCAAAGGTAAAGCGCGTCACGCTGCCGTTGCGGACCCGCCAGTTCAGGGCCAGCGCTGCCGCATCCGGGGCACCGAGGGCCAGCGCCACGCTGAGGCCGATCACGCCGCCGCTGGTCACGGCGAGCACGGTGCTTCCCGGCGGAAATTTCAGAATGTCACCCATGACCGCGCGAACACGCGCCTGGAAGGCCGCCCAGCCCTCGACTTCCGGGTGGGTCACCGAGCCGGCCTGCCACTGGGCAGCCAGGGTTTCGAGGTACTTCTGAAAGGCGCGGTTGCGCTCAGGTCCTCCTCCCTGCTGCGCGGCGAAGGCCTCTCCAAGAGCGGCGAACTCCGGGTCGCGCGCCGCGAGCATAGGTGCCAGCGTGCGAATCAGCCCGTCACCGTCATATTCGGCCAGCCGGGCGTCCTCCTGGGGCGCCGGCCAGTCGGCCGCTCCTGCCAGCTGGGCGGTGCGCCGCTGACGCACCAGTGGTCCATGCAGCACGTGGGTGGGCATGACGCCCTCAGCACGGAGGGCGGCGCCCACCACGCGGGCCTGCTCCTCGCCCAGGCTGGAGAGCCGGTCGGTGTCGGCTTCAAAGGGTGTGGCCTGCCCATGCCGGACCAGAATCAGTTCACTCATGACGGCCCTGCGCCCTCCAGCGCCTGAATGCGGCTCCAGGCTTCGCGGATCAGCCACTCGGCCTGACCAGCCAGTGGCGCAAAGCGGGGATCATTGGTCTGGCCGGCGCGGTAACGCGCGAAGATCTGCAGCACAATCACGGCCAGCTTGAAGTGGCCCAGCACCTCGTACCAGGTCACCGACTGCGGCGTGACTGTCCGCCCGGTGCGCTGCGCGTAGCGGGCAATAAACGCCTCTCGGCTCAGGTAACCCTGGTCTGCTCCTGCTGCGCCGATGCGGTTGCTGGCCCCGCCCGGCTGCTCAGGCATGGTCCAGTAGGTCAGGGTCAGGCCCAGGTCCACCAGCGGATCGCCCACGGTGGTCATTTCCCAGTCCAGCAGCGCCACCACCCGCGAGGGGTCGGCCGGGTCGAACATCAGGTTGTCGAGCTTGAAGTCGTTGTGCACGAGCGTGTGGGCGCTCTCGGCCGGGGTATGGGCTTCCAGCCAGGCAATGACGTCCTCGTCATGCAGGTCGTGCGGAGGAGGCAGGTCGCCACTGTCTTGCAGCAGCTCCCGCGCCCGGCGCCAGCGGCCGGCCCAGCCCTGGACCTGCCGGGTGTTAAAGCCCTCGGGGCGTCCGATGGCCCGCAGCCCGGCCGCGTCGATATCCACGGCATGCAGGTCCGAGAGCGTGTCTACGAGTGCTTCGGAGAGCTGCCGTGGAGCGTCCGCATTCGCGGCGAACGCGGCCGGCAGCGACGAGCGCACCACCTCGCCGCGGCGGCGCTCCATGAGGTAGAAGGGTGTGCCCAGGACCTCCGGGTCCTCGATCAGCACTTCCGGGCGCGGGGCGACCGGCAGCACCGGATGAATCCGCTCAAGCAGGTGGTACTCGCGGGCCATGTCGTGCGCGCCCTTGGCGACGGGCCCCAGCGGTGCGCGGCGCAACACGTATTCCTGTTCACCGGCTCTCAGCAGGTAGGTCAGGTTGGAAAAGCCTCCGGGAAACTGCTCGGCACTCAGGGCTTCCAGGTCACCCGGAAGGCGGCCACGCAGGGCCTCGCGCAGCCGGTCGAGGGGCAGCTCCTCGCCGGGGCGCATAGGCGCGGAGTCAGGACGGGTCACGGCCGGGCGTCCCCGCTGTAGGCCGCTTGTCCGGAGAGCAGCGCCATGGCCTTGGTGCGGAGGTGACGCATCTTGCTGATCCACTCGTCGTAGTTGTTGGCCTTGTTCTGGAACGACTTCAGTGTGGTCTCGTGGGTGGTGATCAGGAAGCCATCGGCGCGCAGCACGGCCAGGGTCTTCTCAACCAGCTCGTCGGTACTGATCGCGGTCTGCTGCAGGATCGGGGCATTCTGGATCATGGGGGTCCACACGCCTTCCGGGCACAGGCACGCCACCTTGATGCCGCGGTCACCGTAGGTGATGGCCAGCCACTCGGCCAGGGCCAGCGCGGCGTGCTTGGTCACGGCGTAGG contains the following coding sequences:
- the pstB gene encoding phosphate ABC transporter ATP-binding protein PstB → MTTLLSANDVNIYYGDKHAVKNVNLEFARGTVNALIGPSGCGKTTFLRAINRMHDLTPGARVTGRIILDGQDVYEPGVDPVAMRRRVGMVFQKPNPFPTMSVFDNVVAGLKLAGMRDRKQLMDVAERSLRGAALWDEVKDRLSSPATGLSGGQQQRLCIARALAVEPEILLMDEPTSALDPASTARIEDLMTDLKKVTTIVIVTHNMHQAARVSDTTSFFLVGDMVEHGATAQIFQAPRDERTEAYVSGRFG
- a CDS encoding gamma-glutamyl-gamma-aminobutyrate hydrolase family protein is translated as MSARPLIGLSTSQPQEAALGRLFNGTSRRYAEGVEAVGGLPLLLPTLVDLADTYAAKVDAVLLTGGVDVHPRHFGEVPTRGLGDVDEERDAFETALYRAARALGKPVFGICRGAQMINVLEGGTLWQHLPDAAEFWVDHSQMARPPALGHEVTFTSGTRLYAAHGERAYINSYHHQALKQLAPTLRVAATAPDGLVEAVEGDGLIAVQWHPEMLLPAHPHALGTFQAFMTLLS
- a CDS encoding long-chain fatty acid--CoA ligase, whose amino-acid sequence is MTDSTVPTRYWPPHKPRTLTLPQTGLMHNLRVTSDRYPFKTALWHYGRSVSYRELREQAERLAGHLASQGVRKGDRVAVWMQNSPAWAVSAHAVWHLGAVVVPLAPMLQAREFGFFLQDAGIQVGIVGAELYEKAKQAGLGHVVAANIMLGTDRETARIPLPEGLDVTPSLQPGDVTLEEALQHAAAPAADVSSDDLCVMPYTSGTTGLPKGCMHTHGSVQANVFGAGVWVDGNVEDRSLAALPFFHVTGFVNSLLTMLNAGGTVYIMSRWDRDAARQLIRDHQITLWTNTPTMIVDLMASPTFDAADLKSVRNITGGGASLPQAIGQRLLDLTGIKYIEGYGLTETMAQSHTNPKDRQKLQCMGIPLFNVDARIMDFDSGTELPAGQVGEVIIHGPQVMQGYWNRQDDTANAFITIDGKAFFRTGDLGYMDDEGYFFFTDRLKRMVNVSGMKVWPAEVENKLHDHPAVQEACVIALPDERTGERAQALIVLKAGHQITAEELQDWAREQMATYKVPRDYQFVDSLPRSPTGKVAWRQLQEQARLQLQST
- a CDS encoding HU family DNA-binding protein — translated: MLLTMTKKSAKAPAKKPAASAKAAPKKGAVAAESNKVAKTQLVEMVADRTGLTKKQSEEAVSTMLESIVGALREGKSVGMPGLGTLSVKQTAARTGVRPGTSEKIQIPAGKKVAFKVASTLKGNL
- a CDS encoding histidine phosphatase family protein; amino-acid sequence: MSELILVRHGQATPFEADTDRLSSLGEEQARVVGAALRAEGVMPTHVLHGPLVRQRRTAQLAGAADWPAPQEDARLAEYDGDGLIRTLAPMLAARDPEFAALGEAFAAQQGGGPERNRAFQKYLETLAAQWQAGSVTHPEVEGWAAFQARVRAVMGDILKFPPGSTVLAVTSGGVIGLSVALALGAPDAAALALNWRVRNGSVTRFTFGGGRISLDSFNEIHHLETALRSWR
- a CDS encoding phosphotransferase family protein, which translates into the protein MTRPDSAPMRPGEELPLDRLREALRGRLPGDLEALSAEQFPGGFSNLTYLLRAGEQEYVLRRAPLGPVAKGAHDMAREYHLLERIHPVLPVAPRPEVLIEDPEVLGTPFYLMERRRGEVVRSSLPAAFAANADAPRQLSEALVDTLSDLHAVDIDAAGLRAIGRPEGFNTRQVQGWAGRWRRARELLQDSGDLPPPHDLHDEDVIAWLEAHTPAESAHTLVHNDFKLDNLMFDPADPSRVVALLDWEMTTVGDPLVDLGLTLTYWTMPEQPGGASNRIGAAGADQGYLSREAFIARYAQRTGRTVTPQSVTWYEVLGHFKLAVIVLQIFARYRAGQTNDPRFAPLAGQAEWLIREAWSRIQALEGAGPS